The Zerene cesonia ecotype Mississippi chromosome 19, Zerene_cesonia_1.1, whole genome shotgun sequence genome has a window encoding:
- the LOC119834524 gene encoding WD repeat-containing protein 26, producing MHQPCANGAHLNGDAARNGDLAPGLRMPTTDQEIVRLIGQHLLSVGLERSAALLMEESGLHLEHPAAATFRQHVLAGDWVKADHDLRALHDLLRDSPHQDPHNLAEMKFVVLEQKYLEHLEAGRVLDALHVLRNELTPLQYDTPRVHRLSALMMCADAEELRSRAQWPGGTTSRAAVLARVQAVLPPALMMAPGRLRSLLAQAAAYQAQRCRFHAAQRPTPEQNGHHIPFSLLADHQCSADQFPIHPLQVLNEHCDEVWYCKWSPDGSKLASGSKDHTVMIWDFDPVAKRLSFRKSLEGHLYGVSYLSWSPDGRYLIAAGPEDCPDLWIWNMETEQLHLKMTHSQEDSLTAVAWHATSDKFVCGGARGQFYHCTLDGTLINNWDGVRVNALACRADGTVLAADTHHRVRAYDFSDLTDRNLIQEEHAVMAMSLNAADTLLLLNVANQGVHLWDIRARALVRRFRGLSQGHFTIHACFGGAHQDFIASGSEDNKVYIWQMEREEPIAVLSGHTRCVNAVAWNPTHLDVLVSASDDYSLRLWGPRDPRV from the exons ATGCACCAGCCGTGCGCGAACGGCGCACATCTCAATGGGGACGCCGCTCGCAATGGCGACCTGGCCCCAGGCCTTCGCATGCCCACCACAGACCAGGAGATTGTCCGACTCATTGGGCAGCATCTGCTCTCCGTTGGACTTGA ACGCAGTGCAGCGCTCCTCATGGAGGAGTCGGGCCTGCACCTGGAGCACCCGGCAGCGGCCACGTTCCGGCAGCACGTGCTGGCCGGCGACTGGGTGAAGGCGGATCACGATCTGCGAGCTCTGCACGACCTGCTGCGAGATTCGCCGCACCAGGACCCGCATAACCTTGCT GAAATGAAGTTTGTAGTACTGGAGCAAAAGTACCTCGAGCATCTGGAAGCCGGGCGAGTGCTGGACGCGCTGCACGTGCTGAGGAACGAGCTCACCCCGCTGCAGTACGACACGCCACGCGTCCATCGGCTGTCCGCTCTCATGATGTGCGCTGATGCTGAGGAGCTCCGGTCCAGAGCGCAATGGCCCGGAGGCACCACCTCCAGGGCAGCTGTCCTCGCCCGTGTCCAGGCTGTGCTTCCACCAGCTTTGATGATGGCTCCGGGAAGGCTTCGGTCTCTTCTGGCTCAGGCTGCGGCGTACCAGGCGCAGAGATGCCGTTTCCACGCTGCGCAACGACCGACCCCTGAACAGAACGGACATCACATACCTTTCTCTTTGTTGGCGGATCATCAGTGTTCTGCTGATCAGTTCCCAATACACCCCTTAcag GTTCTGAATGAACACTGTGATGAAGTGTGGTACTGTAAGTGGTCGCCAGACGGATCCAAACTAGcgtccggctcgaaggaccacaCTGTCATGATATGGGACTTCGACCCTGTGGCCAAGAGACTTTCATTCAG AAAATCACTAGAAGGTCACCTGTATGGTGTGTCGTACCTGTCGTGGAGTCCGGACGGCCGCTACCTCATCGCCGCCGGGCCAGAAGACTGCCCCGATCTCTGGATATGGAATATGGAG ACGGAGCAGCTGCACCTGAAGATGACGCACTCGCAGGAGGACTCGCTGACGGCGGTCGCGTGGCACGCCACCTCCGACAAGTTCGTgtgcggcggcgcgcgcggacAGTTCTACCACTGCACTCTCGAT GGCACGCTGATAAACAACTGGGACGGCGTCCGCGTGAACGCGCTCGCGTGCCGCGCGGACGGCACCGTGCTCGCCGCCGACACGCACCACCGCGTGCGCGCCTACGACTTCTCCGACCTCACCGACCGCAACCT caTCCAAGAGGAGCACGCGGTGATGGCGATGTCGCTGAACGCGGCCGACACGCTGCTGCTGCTCAACGTGGCCAACCAGGGCGTGCACTTGTGGGACATAc GAGCGCGCGCGCTGGTGCGGCGCTTCCGCGGCCTGTCGCAGGGCCACTTCACCATCCACGCGTGCTTCGGCGGCGCGCACCAGGACTTCATCGCCTCGGGCAGCGAGGACAATAAG GTGTACATCTGGCAAATGGAGCGCGAGGAGCCGATCGCGGTGCTCTCCGGGCACACGCGTTGCGTGAACGCGGTGGCCTGGAACCCCACTCACCTCGACGTGCTGGTCTCCGCCTCCGACGACTACTCACTGCGCCTGTGGGGTCCCAGGGACCCCAGAGTCTAA
- the LOC119834526 gene encoding trafficking protein particle complex subunit 4: protein MVIYGVYIVSKSGGLIYNYDHNIPRIETEKTFGFPLDIKLQYENKKVVVVFGQRDGINVGHVLLSVNGSPVTGRTTEDGKDVFDLIEAKESFPLSLKFGRMRATTNEKIVLASMFYPLFALASQLSPVPKSSGIETLTADTFKLSCFQTLTGVKFILVTDPNMQGTEVVLKRIYELYSDYALKNPFYSLEMPIRCELFDTSLHTLLELVEKSGTANL, encoded by the exons atggttatttATGGTGTCTATATAGTGAGCAAATCCGGCGGTCTCATATATAATTACGACCACAACATTCCGCGTATAGAGACTGAAAAGACATTTGGTTTTCCTCTAGATATTAAACTgcaatatgaaaataagaaagtaGTTGTAGTGTTTGGCCAACGCGATGGAATAAAcg ttgGTCACGTATTGCTATCGGTTAATGGGTCCCCCGTTACGGGGCGGACCACAGAAGATGGAAAGGacgtgtttgatttaatagaAGCTAAG GAGAGTTTTCCCTTAAGTTTAAAGTTTGGCCGCATGAGAGCCACCACTAATGAGAAGATAGTTCTAGCGAGTATGTTCTACCCCCTGTTTGCGCTGGCCAGCCAGCTCAGCCCTGTTCCCAAGTCCTCGGGAATTGAAACACTGACTGCCGATACATTTAAACTGTCCTGTTTTCAAACATTAACAG GTGTCAAGTTCATTCTAGTAACTGACCCAAACATGCAAGGAACAGAAGTTGTTCtaaaaagaatatatgaattatactCTGACTATGCTCTGAAGAACCCCTTCTATTCTCTAGAGATGCCCATCAGGTGTGAGCTGTTTGACACTTCACTACACACTCTCCTGGAGCTGGTGGAGAAGTCTGGAACTGCTAATTTATAg